The following proteins come from a genomic window of Bacteroidales bacterium:
- a CDS encoding adenosine kinase has protein sequence MKVISVGNALVDLLVMLPSHEVLRQLGLVKGSMQLIEKSMRRNILEIVKDFPQKIVSGGSAANTAVGMAQLNINSSFVGVVGNDNFGDFFQLDLKKQGVHTFIDLCKEPTGVSIVLVTPDGERTFATFLGASLHLTIDAIHQAIRQERFDWLYVEGFLVENHDFFESILKLAKEINLKVGLDLANFAVVERHRDFLYEMIRKYVDLVFVNREECIAFCHQKSEESIDFWKSMGKIVALKLAEDGAIIIYKDAIVYSPTEAVEPLDTTGAGDLFAAGFMFGLSQGLSMEKTAKIANFVAREIIQIIGAKLPVEKWSEIRGKIKKIIIE, from the coding sequence ATGAAAGTTATTTCGGTTGGTAATGCACTGGTAGATTTACTTGTCATGCTTCCTTCTCATGAGGTATTGCGACAACTTGGTTTAGTAAAGGGCAGCATGCAATTGATTGAAAAGAGCATGCGAAGAAACATTCTGGAAATTGTGAAAGATTTTCCTCAAAAAATTGTTAGCGGTGGTTCAGCAGCTAATACAGCTGTCGGTATGGCGCAACTGAACATAAATTCTTCATTCGTGGGTGTTGTAGGTAATGATAATTTTGGAGATTTTTTTCAATTGGATTTAAAAAAACAAGGCGTTCATACTTTTATTGATCTTTGCAAGGAACCAACCGGTGTTTCTATAGTACTTGTAACCCCAGATGGTGAAAGAACATTTGCCACCTTTTTGGGAGCATCTCTGCACTTAACTATCGATGCCATACATCAAGCGATACGGCAAGAAAGATTTGATTGGTTGTACGTAGAGGGATTTTTAGTAGAAAATCATGATTTTTTTGAAAGTATACTCAAGCTTGCAAAGGAAATTAATTTAAAAGTGGGCCTGGATCTTGCTAATTTTGCTGTGGTTGAAAGACATAGAGATTTTTTGTATGAAATGATTCGGAAATATGTTGATCTGGTTTTTGTCAATCGAGAAGAATGTATAGCTTTTTGTCATCAAAAATCTGAAGAATCCATAGATTTCTGGAAATCTATGGGCAAAATAGTTGCTCTTAAGTTGGCAGAAGATGGTGCTATCATAATTTACAAGGATGCTATCGTTTATAGTCCAACCGAAGCTGTTGAACCTCTTGACACTACAGGAGCTGGAGACTTATTTGCTGCTGGATTTATGTTTGGTTTAAGTCAAGGTCTATCTATGGAAAAAACGGCAAAAATTGCTAACTTCGTAGCGCGAGAAATAATTCAAATTATTGGAGCTAAATTACCGGTTGAAAAATGGAGTGAAATAAGGGGAAAAATTAAAAAAATAATTATTGAATAA
- the deoC gene encoding deoxyribose-phosphate aldolase — protein MKSFSIEKWDSIKNELYSEMIEQEQIYGELIGFIDLTSLEATDHEEKIKNLVQKALRTINLGDNKRAVAAVCVYPVFVRQVAEALKGTGIQVAAVAGAFPSGQSPLYLRLEEVKYALNEGATEIDMVISRGKMLVGDRDFIFKEVYEHKKVCGDAHLKVILETGELKDSELIYEASMISMKAGADFIKTSTGKIQPAATLEASWVMLEAIKDFYQKTGKKVGFKAAGGITEAATAYQYYALVKKILGKDWLTPSLFRIGASRLLDQLLQKIHE, from the coding sequence ATGAAAAGTTTTTCAATCGAGAAATGGGATAGCATAAAAAATGAATTGTATTCAGAGATGATTGAACAGGAACAGATTTATGGAGAGCTCATTGGTTTTATCGACCTAACCTCTCTCGAAGCTACTGATCATGAAGAAAAGATAAAAAATTTAGTCCAAAAAGCACTTCGTACGATAAACCTTGGAGATAATAAAAGAGCTGTGGCAGCAGTTTGTGTATATCCTGTTTTTGTACGCCAGGTTGCTGAAGCTCTAAAGGGGACAGGGATTCAGGTAGCTGCCGTTGCAGGTGCATTTCCATCCGGTCAAAGTCCTCTCTATCTTAGGTTAGAGGAGGTAAAATATGCTTTAAATGAAGGGGCGACAGAAATTGACATGGTTATATCTCGCGGAAAAATGCTAGTTGGGGATAGAGATTTCATTTTCAAAGAAGTTTACGAACATAAAAAAGTCTGTGGTGACGCTCATCTTAAGGTTATTCTTGAGACAGGTGAATTGAAGGATTCAGAGCTCATTTACGAGGCTTCGATGATTTCGATGAAGGCCGGTGCCGATTTCATTAAGACTTCAACTGGCAAAATTCAACCTGCTGCAACACTTGAAGCCTCGTGGGTTATGCTTGAAGCCATCAAGGATTTTTATCAAAAAACTGGTAAAAAAGTAGGTTTCAAAGCTGCAGGTGGCATAACTGAAGCAGCGACAGCTTATCAATATTATGCACTGGTTAAAAAAATTTTAGGTAAAGACTGGCTCACACCTTCGCTTTTCCGAATAGGAGCAAGTAGGTTGCTCGATCAGCTTTTGCAAAAAATTCATGAATAA
- the mtgA gene encoding monofunctional biosynthetic peptidoglycan transglycosylase, with protein sequence MNKKFFVPKSFFIKTFYIIRNLVVVFVLFSIMLIFLYRWMPIAFTPLMVIRSYEQWVATNEKIKFQYKWVSIDSISPYLWKAAIASEDGFFLNHWGFDWDAIRYAYEYNKTHKKKIGGSTISQQTAKNVFLWPDRTWVRKGLEAYFTILIELIWGKRRIMEVYLNVVEMGPGIYGVKAASYAYFKKHPYYLNASEAALLIATLPNPRKWNPYTRSPILYRRQQRILKNMSFYRIDVLERKPYSEMSKWSDKRVF encoded by the coding sequence ATGAATAAAAAATTTTTTGTACCCAAATCTTTTTTTATTAAAACTTTTTATATCATACGAAACCTAGTTGTAGTTTTTGTTTTATTTTCGATAATGCTGATTTTTCTGTACAGATGGATGCCAATCGCTTTTACCCCTTTAATGGTTATTAGAAGTTATGAGCAATGGGTAGCCACAAATGAAAAGATCAAATTCCAATATAAGTGGGTGTCAATTGATTCCATCAGTCCTTACTTGTGGAAAGCTGCTATAGCATCTGAGGATGGTTTTTTTCTCAATCATTGGGGGTTTGATTGGGATGCTATCCGCTATGCTTATGAATACAACAAAACTCACAAAAAAAAAATAGGTGGTAGTACCATATCTCAACAGACAGCAAAAAATGTCTTTTTATGGCCCGATCGAACATGGGTTCGAAAAGGACTTGAGGCATATTTTACTATTCTTATAGAACTCATTTGGGGCAAGCGTCGTATCATGGAAGTATACCTTAACGTAGTTGAAATGGGTCCCGGAATTTATGGAGTAAAAGCAGCATCTTATGCTTATTTTAAGAAACATCCTTATTATCTAAATGCTTCTGAAGCTGCTTTGCTTATAGCTACACTCCCTAACCCACGCAAATGGAATCCATATACGCGAAGCCCTATTCTTTATCGTCGTCAGCAAAGAATATTGAAAAACATGTCTTTTTATCGTATCGATGTGTTGGAACGGAAACCATATTCAGAGATGAGTAAATGGAGTGATAAGCGAGTGTTTTAG
- a CDS encoding gliding motility-associated C-terminal domain-containing protein, producing MKRICFLIGGLFSYLIISSQPKVYLNAATHNTTQTGCSFWFYDDGTETSNYTNNQDRWITFASSNPVNTHIRLEFAAFDIANDDTLFIYDGPSISSPLIGWYNNSHPLTNPNTVVQASIYNTSGKLTIRFKSNNVNNRSGWNAAVSCIPQCQTVIAAVDTLEMIPLPDDSNYINICAGTPIKFAALGAGPGAFPQNDILYHQDSTTSTYHWDFGDGTQANGRVVWHTYPVTGGYTVYLTVTDVRGCTNTQLLQLRVRIADNPIAHLTPLPHICEGDTIYIHSGMGPGNQIVINPTNSNIVISESYDSTTFIPDGPNCPQTCYQTPVTFTSFPPGSTIQNASDILAICINMEHTFAGDLSFRIICPNGQSVLLDSYDNSGGNDLGQANYNDNSTFPCNASLNPPGTGWLYCWSQIYPQQGLLNTLDGSGPTPIPPTDTVNHTNYITPQNPLSGLVGCPLNGTWSIEICDNWAIDNGYVFWWGLTLSNTSSSGGWSYYVEIDSVIYYGPFIYQIDDTTARVVPQSPGTYNYTVVVYDEYGCSWDTTITLQVVDVPDVNLGNDTILCDGQTLTLSAPNAQYYFWNTGSLNQSIQVNQTGFYSVTAVNETSQVTCFDSDEIFVEFYPNASVNLGNDTCALSGPILLDAGNPGFRYQWSTGDTSQILQINSYGSHEYWVRVGYGPNYMCGDKDTIRVTIIPSAQVSLVSDEICPFQQKQYDVTQNLPYYRYIWSSGDTTPKIIIQIPDPGVYHYTVQIIGCDTITDSTTVTVLDCGIMIPNIITPENKDGFNDVFRIVNIEHYPNSHLWIYNRWGKKVFESSNYHNEFDGENLPSGTYYYILRLNYNNGKTEDYQGTITILR from the coding sequence ATGAAAAGAATATGTTTTTTAATAGGGGGCCTTTTTAGTTATTTAATAATTTCCTCACAACCCAAAGTATATTTAAACGCAGCAACGCATAATACCACGCAAACAGGATGCTCTTTTTGGTTTTATGATGATGGTACGGAAACTAGTAATTATACGAACAATCAAGATAGATGGATTACATTTGCAAGTTCAAATCCCGTCAATACTCATATACGTCTTGAATTTGCTGCTTTTGATATTGCCAACGATGATACACTTTTTATTTATGATGGGCCAAGTATTAGTTCTCCACTCATTGGGTGGTATAATAATTCTCATCCTTTAACTAACCCAAATACCGTTGTTCAAGCTTCGATCTATAATACATCAGGTAAATTAACAATTCGCTTCAAGAGTAATAATGTTAATAATCGATCAGGTTGGAATGCTGCAGTATCTTGTATCCCACAATGCCAGACTGTAATTGCTGCTGTTGATACACTTGAAATGATTCCTTTACCTGATGATAGTAATTACATTAATATTTGTGCTGGAACACCTATAAAGTTTGCAGCTTTGGGAGCCGGTCCCGGTGCTTTTCCACAAAATGACATTCTGTATCATCAAGATAGCACTACATCTACTTATCATTGGGACTTTGGAGATGGAACACAAGCTAATGGTAGAGTGGTATGGCATACATATCCTGTGACGGGGGGCTATACAGTATATTTAACTGTTACTGATGTAAGAGGGTGCACCAATACTCAACTTTTGCAACTTCGTGTTCGAATAGCTGATAATCCTATAGCACATCTAACACCGCTTCCACACATTTGCGAAGGTGATACCATATATATTCATAGTGGTATGGGTCCAGGGAATCAAATCGTAATTAATCCAACAAATTCTAACATTGTAATCTCTGAGTCTTACGATAGTACGACTTTTATCCCTGATGGTCCCAATTGTCCTCAAACATGCTATCAAACCCCCGTGACTTTTACTTCGTTTCCTCCCGGTTCAACCATTCAAAATGCAAGTGACATTTTGGCTATTTGTATTAACATGGAACATACTTTTGCTGGAGATCTTTCTTTTAGAATCATTTGTCCTAATGGGCAAAGTGTATTGCTAGATAGTTACGATAATTCTGGGGGAAATGATTTGGGACAAGCAAATTACAATGATAATAGTACTTTTCCATGCAATGCTTCTTTAAATCCTCCTGGAACAGGATGGCTTTATTGTTGGAGTCAGATCTATCCTCAGCAGGGATTGTTGAATACACTTGACGGTTCTGGTCCAACTCCTATACCTCCAACAGATACGGTCAATCATACTAATTACATTACACCACAGAATCCTTTATCTGGCTTGGTAGGGTGTCCACTTAATGGAACGTGGAGCATTGAAATATGTGATAATTGGGCAATAGACAATGGGTATGTTTTCTGGTGGGGACTCACGCTTAGCAATACATCATCATCGGGTGGGTGGTCTTACTATGTAGAGATTGACTCGGTAATCTACTATGGTCCTTTTATTTACCAGATAGATGATACTACTGCTCGTGTAGTTCCACAATCGCCGGGAACTTACAATTATACGGTAGTTGTTTATGATGAATACGGTTGTTCGTGGGATACCACCATTACTCTTCAGGTTGTTGATGTGCCTGATGTGAACCTTGGTAACGATACCATTTTGTGCGATGGACAAACTTTAACTCTCAGTGCACCTAATGCTCAATATTATTTCTGGAACACAGGTTCATTGAATCAGTCCATTCAAGTTAATCAAACGGGTTTCTATTCAGTGACAGCTGTCAATGAAACTTCTCAGGTGACTTGCTTTGACAGTGATGAAATTTTTGTCGAGTTTTATCCCAATGCATCAGTCAATCTTGGAAACGACACTTGTGCTTTAAGTGGCCCTATTCTATTGGATGCTGGAAACCCTGGTTTTAGGTATCAATGGTCAACAGGAGATACGTCGCAAATACTTCAAATTAACTCATATGGATCTCATGAATATTGGGTGAGGGTAGGCTATGGTCCTAATTACATGTGTGGAGATAAAGATACTATTCGTGTTACCATTATACCATCTGCGCAGGTAAGTTTGGTGTCTGATGAAATCTGTCCATTTCAGCAAAAACAATACGATGTCACTCAGAATCTTCCTTACTATAGATACATTTGGTCTAGTGGTGACACAACACCTAAAATCATTATTCAAATACCAGATCCTGGCGTTTATCATTATACTGTGCAGATCATTGGTTGTGATACTATAACCGATTCTACCACAGTTACTGTTCTTGATTGTGGCATTATGATTCCTAACATCATTACTCCTGAAAATAAAGACGGATTTAATGATGTATTTCGTATTGTAAATATAGAACACTATCCCAATAGTCATCTTTGGATTTACAATCGATGGGGTAAAAAAGTTTTTGAAAGTAGTAATTATCACAATGAATTCGATGGCGAGAACTTACCTTCCGGAACTTATTACTATATTCTGAGACTAAACTACAATAATGGTAAAACTGAAGATTATCAAGGGACAATCACTATATTGCGTTAA
- a CDS encoding polysaccharide deacetylase family protein yields the protein MLVRPYLIMNIFHDKVIWRGDRNDRIVYLTFDDGPTPHTTEAILEILEVKNVKATFFCVGDNVRKYPHLYETITSFNHETGNHTFHHLNGWKTSTNTYVENVIACESFFQTPFFRPPYGKLTYSQYLQIKQRYLVVMWDTLSMDYASTETHVSCLKRLIRYTRFGSVVVFHDNVKSRATLLKCLPAYLDFLKNEGYTCRTITDFVIKKVHI from the coding sequence ATGCTCGTTAGGCCTTATTTGATTATGAATATTTTTCATGATAAAGTCATCTGGCGTGGTGACCGAAATGATAGAATTGTATATTTGACATTTGATGATGGTCCTACACCTCATACAACCGAGGCAATACTAGAAATTTTAGAAGTGAAAAACGTTAAAGCAACCTTTTTTTGTGTTGGCGACAATGTTCGAAAATATCCACATCTTTATGAAACAATAACTTCTTTTAATCATGAAACGGGAAACCACACTTTTCACCATCTTAATGGATGGAAAACATCGACAAATACATATGTTGAAAATGTGATAGCTTGTGAAAGTTTTTTTCAAACACCTTTCTTTCGTCCTCCTTATGGGAAACTTACTTATTCTCAGTATCTGCAAATAAAACAACGATATCTAGTTGTGATGTGGGATACATTAAGCATGGATTATGCGTCTACTGAAACACATGTTTCATGCTTGAAACGTCTAATAAGATATACTAGATTTGGATCTGTAGTAGTTTTTCATGATAACGTCAAATCTAGAGCGACTTTACTAAAATGCCTACCTGCTTATTTAGATTTTTTGAAAAACGAAGGATATACGTGCAGAACCATAACAGATTTTGTCATAAAAAAAGTTCACATATGA